One Alkaliphilus sp. B6464 genomic window carries:
- a CDS encoding CxxH/CxxC protein, whose translation MYVVCGEHLEDAIEDFVDIYEQPPDIYELEKVSFSDWMAPKNCHLCDKLPKYLVV comes from the coding sequence ATGTATGTAGTATGTGGAGAACATTTAGAAGATGCTATAGAGGATTTTGTTGATATATACGAACAGCCGCCAGATATTTATGAACTAGAAAAGGTATCCTTTTCAGATTGGATGGCACCAAAGAACTGTCATCTTTGTGATAAACTACCTAAATATTTAGTAGTATAG
- a CDS encoding DUF2268 domain-containing protein, giving the protein MKPFEFKWECINVPIKAKQKGGYDVVMASEMLGFLPPRDIDESQIDNISKLADDKVWDICKDTIKKSINVFQGEGYELNVLEYTFSILLANPKSPYTILNDGYCGDGGIPGYILLSLIPNEYTLSRLTVALAHEVNHNIRFQFIKWSNDITLEEMMINEGLAENFATWMFGEDKAGPWVSKTDMETLNEYIKPIIKGGLKETGFENITAYLYGDEMAEMQGYFPVGLPYCAGYACGYHMIKYYLEKTGKSIIEATLLPYDEIIEGIKGFWE; this is encoded by the coding sequence ATGAAACCTTTTGAATTTAAATGGGAATGCATCAATGTTCCTATTAAAGCAAAACAAAAAGGTGGATATGATGTGGTTATGGCGAGCGAAATGTTAGGCTTTTTACCACCAAGAGATATCGATGAAAGTCAAATAGATAATATAAGTAAACTAGCAGATGATAAGGTTTGGGATATTTGTAAAGACACTATTAAAAAGTCAATAAATGTATTTCAAGGAGAAGGTTATGAATTGAATGTTTTGGAATATACATTTTCAATATTATTAGCAAACCCTAAAAGTCCATATACAATATTAAATGATGGATACTGCGGAGATGGAGGGATACCTGGATATATACTTTTATCATTAATCCCAAATGAATACACACTAAGTAGGCTTACAGTTGCACTTGCTCATGAGGTTAATCATAATATTAGATTTCAATTTATAAAATGGAGCAATGATATAACACTAGAGGAGATGATGATAAATGAAGGTCTTGCAGAAAATTTTGCTACATGGATGTTCGGAGAGGATAAGGCAGGACCTTGGGTAAGTAAGACTGACATGGAGACTTTAAATGAATATATAAAACCTATAATAAAAGGGGGGTTAAAAGAGACTGGATTTGAAAATATAACAGCATATCTTTATGGAGATGAAATGGCTGAGATGCAAGGGTATTTTCCAGTAGGACTACCATATTGTGCAGGTTATGCTTGTGGATATCATATGATTAAGTACTACTTAGAAAAAACAGGTAAGTCCATAATAGAAGCAACACTTTTACCATATGACGAAATTATAGAGGGTATAAAAGGGTTTTGGGAGTAA
- the htrA gene encoding serine protease HtrA, with translation MNHFDNENGIKNNGEVYDLEGNHENENLENNYPDSNSIDVEKIEETDNKYELKDELERLQISFNKKGRKRFISGTLAGVILGSAVTLGATYAFLPNMLSMRGISLDGAQQEITINPTQDLTVYSAVAKKVMPSVVGITTVALERDWFYGVREVSGVGTGVIVDKRGYILTNSHVVGDGNVKEVMVLLHDGRQIKAEVLWNEKSLDLAIIKVEGENLTVAELGDSDETEVGEIAIAIGNPLGLTFERTLTQGVISGLNRTITVNAAGETIENLMQTDASINPGNSGGPLLNARGQVIGINTAKISTGEGLGFAIPINIAKPIVDQFIEKGEFTRVYLGIQGVDIDVYEGATGQKAQSDEGVYVAQTIENSIAIKYGIEPKDIIVKIGNDKVSRMSNLVRSLYKYRPGDKTTVTVIRNNQEVNIDIVFE, from the coding sequence TTGAATCACTTTGACAATGAAAATGGAATAAAAAACAATGGTGAGGTCTATGATCTAGAAGGTAACCATGAAAATGAAAATTTAGAAAATAATTACCCAGATAGCAACTCCATCGATGTGGAGAAGATAGAAGAGACTGATAATAAATATGAGTTAAAAGATGAATTAGAACGTTTACAAATAAGTTTTAATAAAAAAGGAAGAAAAAGATTTATTAGTGGTACTTTAGCTGGAGTGATTTTAGGGAGCGCAGTTACCTTAGGAGCTACTTATGCTTTTTTACCTAATATGCTTAGTATGCGTGGTATTTCACTAGATGGTGCACAGCAAGAAATTACTATTAATCCTACTCAAGATTTAACGGTTTATTCGGCTGTGGCTAAGAAAGTAATGCCTTCAGTAGTTGGTATTACAACTGTTGCCTTGGAAAGAGACTGGTTTTATGGTGTAAGAGAGGTTTCAGGTGTGGGTACTGGCGTTATTGTAGATAAAAGAGGATATATTTTAACAAACTCTCATGTAGTTGGAGATGGAAATGTTAAAGAGGTAATGGTGTTACTTCATGATGGAAGACAGATTAAAGCTGAAGTATTGTGGAACGAAAAGAGCCTAGATCTTGCTATCATAAAAGTAGAAGGAGAAAATCTAACTGTAGCGGAGCTTGGAGATAGTGATGAAACAGAGGTAGGTGAAATAGCTATTGCTATTGGTAACCCTTTAGGATTAACCTTTGAAAGAACATTAACACAAGGGGTTATTAGCGGACTTAACAGAACAATAACTGTAAATGCTGCAGGAGAAACTATTGAAAATCTTATGCAGACTGATGCTTCAATCAATCCAGGAAATAGTGGTGGACCTTTACTTAATGCAAGAGGACAAGTAATAGGAATTAATACAGCAAAAATTAGCACGGGAGAAGGTTTAGGATTTGCCATTCCAATTAATATCGCAAAACCTATTGTAGATCAGTTTATAGAGAAAGGTGAATTTACAAGGGTTTATTTAGGTATACAAGGCGTTGATATAGATGTGTACGAAGGAGCTACAGGACAGAAAGCTCAGTCTGATGAGGGTGTTTATGTTGCACAGACTATAGAAAATTCTATTGCAATAAAGTATGGAATAGAGCCAAAGGATATTATTGTTAAAATAGGTAATGATAAGGTAAGCAGGATGAGCAACTTAGTTAGATCTCTTTATAAGTATAGACCAGGAGATAAAACAACTGTAACTGTTATAAGGAATAACCAAGAAGTAAATATAGATATAGTTTTTGAATAA
- a CDS encoding DUF2200 domain-containing protein yields the protein MSVASVYPLYVTKAEKKGRTKTEVDEIIRWLTGYNQEELEAQLEKQTDFETFFAEAPQLNPSRALIKGVVCGVRVEDIEEPTMQEIRYLDKLIDELAKGKAMDKILRK from the coding sequence ATGAGTGTAGCAAGTGTCTATCCCCTTTATGTTACGAAGGCGGAGAAAAAAGGACGTACGAAAACAGAAGTCGATGAAATCATCCGTTGGTTGACAGGGTATAACCAGGAAGAGTTAGAAGCGCAACTGGAAAAACAGACAGACTTTGAGACCTTCTTTGCCGAAGCTCCCCAACTGAATCCTTCGCGGGCTTTGATCAAAGGTGTGGTCTGTGGTGTCCGAGTGGAAGATATTGAAGAACCAACTATGCAGGAAATTCGCTATTTGGATAAGCTGATCGATGAGCTAGCAAAGGGAAAAGCGATGGATAAGATTTTGCGGAAATAA
- a CDS encoding DUF262 domain-containing protein: MRIIEKMQTEIKTSKWLIDSRRNGTLVIDNSFQRNFVWSKKDQIKLIETILLGYSIPEIYLYNVSVDPNTGEMITSIIDGQQRIGSITDFINDEFMLSERYLSNSDVSFANKYFRDLSTDEKKTIWSYPFTSRVINTEISREYIVELFLRLNATDKTLNPQELRNAEFNGEFINQAERISDLEFWKYIFSASKTRRMADIEFISQILVYFRFGIESELNQEAINKAYDMFNEKYDKKEEDYLRFTKIISVLQEFIEIPSVYQFMKKVTHLYTLIIVVDYFLSKKPEYIRSVDFKIKLTTFSSAIIYNCTVDLNEIQLSLVSEYMKLALEGTKRKNNRIKRTNIIKKFLA; this comes from the coding sequence ATGAGAATAATTGAGAAAATGCAAACTGAAATTAAAACATCAAAATGGCTTATTGATTCGCGGAGAAACGGTACATTGGTAATTGATAATTCCTTTCAAAGAAACTTTGTTTGGTCTAAGAAGGACCAGATTAAACTAATAGAAACTATATTACTAGGATATTCAATTCCTGAAATATATTTATATAATGTATCGGTAGATCCTAACACTGGAGAAATGATAACCAGTATTATAGACGGACAGCAACGAATAGGATCGATTACGGATTTTATTAATGATGAGTTTATGTTATCTGAGCGTTATTTAAGTAATTCAGATGTTTCTTTCGCTAATAAATATTTTAGGGACTTAAGTACAGATGAGAAGAAAACAATTTGGAGTTATCCATTCACTTCTAGGGTAATAAATACAGAGATTAGTAGAGAATACATTGTAGAGTTATTTTTAAGGTTGAATGCTACAGATAAAACTCTTAATCCCCAAGAACTAAGAAATGCTGAGTTCAATGGTGAATTCATTAATCAAGCAGAAAGAATTTCTGATTTAGAATTTTGGAAATATATTTTTTCTGCAAGTAAAACTAGACGTATGGCTGATATTGAATTCATCAGTCAAATATTAGTATACTTCAGATTTGGAATTGAAAGTGAATTAAATCAAGAGGCTATTAACAAAGCATATGATATGTTTAATGAGAAATACGATAAAAAAGAGGAAGATTACTTAAGGTTTACTAAAATAATTTCTGTGTTACAAGAGTTCATAGAGATACCAAGTGTTTATCAATTTATGAAAAAAGTAACACATTTATACACTTTAATAATTGTTGTAGACTATTTCTTGAGTAAGAAACCAGAATATATAAGAAGTGTGGATTTTAAAATAAAACTAACTACTTTTTCAAGCGCAATAATATATAATTGTACAGTAGACTTAAATGAAATACAATTAAGTTTAGTAAGTGAATATATGAAACTAGCTTTAGAAGGAACTAAAAGAAAAAATAATCGTATAAAGCGTACAAACATTATAAAAAAATTCCTAGCTTAG
- the rlmH gene encoding 23S rRNA (pseudouridine(1915)-N(3))-methyltransferase RlmH: MNITIISVGKLKEKYLKLGIDEYSKRLSRYTKLNLVEVPDEKAPENLSKAEEQIVKNKEGEGILKHVKEGTYVIALDLKGKMLSSEELADKLQSLGITGNSNIAFIIGGSLGLSEEVLKRADYKLCFSPMTFPHQLMKLILLEQIYRGFRIIKGEPYHK; encoded by the coding sequence ATGAACATTACAATAATAAGTGTAGGAAAATTAAAAGAAAAATATTTAAAATTAGGAATAGATGAATATAGTAAAAGACTATCTAGATATACAAAGTTAAACCTAGTAGAGGTACCAGATGAAAAGGCACCGGAAAACTTAAGTAAGGCAGAGGAACAAATTGTAAAAAATAAAGAGGGAGAAGGAATACTAAAACACGTAAAAGAAGGAACCTATGTTATTGCTTTAGATCTTAAAGGAAAAATGCTTTCTTCGGAAGAATTGGCAGACAAGCTTCAGAGTCTGGGTATAACTGGTAATAGTAATATAGCATTTATAATAGGTGGATCACTTGGATTATCAGAAGAAGTGCTTAAAAGAGCCGATTATAAACTATGTTTTTCTCCAATGACATTTCCACATCAGCTAATGAAGCTTATATTATTAGAGCAGATATATAGAGGGTTTAGGATTATTAAGGGGGAACCGTATCATAAATGA